In the genome of Deinococcus deserti VCD115, one region contains:
- a CDS encoding PAS domain S-box protein — protein MTLPPSTSRILPRQSERDEAMQKPPLQPYILTYQLGSWLFLLAVAIAVALGMHRLEQNTRANMQAQSELVALQSVSAALVDQQAGVRGYVLTGEDRYLEVYQRGLAALPQHFGTLRTLAGSEAPAVRQARLDVLRDLERLHKQWLDTAATPGVAETRLGNSSPAVQIVRAGEGTGLMDEMRALLDEQRNTVGARQATLNQTTLATLQQVRWLTLGGLMLALLVSILVTTRATRTVAKGLRSVSDAARRITDGQLDERVPLGPVQEGALLGVAFNELTDQLRRQESQQERSSTRNRLILEAVGDGVISTDMHGRGTFANPAALSMTGYALPDIIGQDIHERLHHAREDGKAYPALECPACRAVEDGKAPALAAATFWRQDGSSFPVEYVVIPIRGEDGVVEGSIISFRDVTERRAAHRTLLLREALLQAVTANLPVVLFALDRSGEFTLVEGQQLTDLGFGSEKLVGQNLHARPNNLEMTDHFEAALRGEEPQFTVDVDGKTLDVWLTPLANKDNGVSYVIGAAVDVTERLRTELELREANRNLLESNTEFEQIAHVISHDLQAPLQAVISSTEQLKGQLDGQLDAQSKTYVGHIADGAHRMKRMIDDLLMYARVDRGERELQDVPLENVLQGVQHTLVDTLTASEAVLTHDPLPAVRGDLTELTALLQHLIENAVKYRAPDRTPTIHVGATLEGTGWHFTVSDNGLGIDTQDFARIFKVFQRLHHQDTVEGTGVGLAMCRKIVERAGGRMWVESVRGSGSSFHFTLPKGSTDLGPEDKVRALIEQAVKGLYKDK, from the coding sequence ATGACTCTCCCGCCTTCCACATCCCGAATTCTGCCTCGCCAGTCCGAGCGGGACGAGGCTATGCAGAAACCGCCCCTGCAACCGTACATCCTCACTTACCAACTTGGATCCTGGCTGTTCCTTCTCGCCGTGGCTATCGCCGTTGCCCTGGGCATGCACCGCCTGGAACAGAACACACGCGCCAATATGCAGGCGCAATCCGAACTGGTCGCTTTGCAAAGCGTGTCTGCCGCTCTGGTCGACCAGCAGGCAGGCGTGCGTGGGTACGTCCTCACCGGCGAGGACCGATACCTCGAGGTCTATCAGCGAGGTCTGGCTGCGCTCCCACAACATTTCGGCACCCTCAGGACTCTGGCAGGTTCTGAGGCTCCAGCAGTCCGACAGGCACGTTTGGATGTACTGCGTGACCTGGAGCGCCTTCACAAGCAATGGCTCGACACGGCGGCCACACCCGGAGTGGCTGAGACCCGTCTAGGGAACTCCTCCCCCGCCGTACAGATTGTCCGCGCAGGGGAAGGCACAGGGCTGATGGACGAAATGCGGGCCCTGCTTGACGAGCAGCGTAATACCGTGGGCGCCAGGCAGGCCACCCTGAACCAGACCACGCTGGCTACCCTCCAGCAGGTGCGGTGGCTCACCCTCGGTGGGCTCATGCTTGCCCTGCTGGTCTCAATCCTTGTGACGACCCGCGCGACGCGTACCGTCGCGAAAGGGCTGCGCAGCGTCAGCGACGCCGCACGCCGCATCACCGATGGTCAGCTGGACGAACGCGTTCCACTCGGCCCCGTGCAGGAAGGAGCGCTGCTGGGTGTCGCGTTCAATGAGCTGACCGATCAGCTGCGACGACAGGAGTCACAGCAGGAGCGCAGCAGCACCCGCAACCGGCTGATCCTCGAAGCGGTGGGTGACGGAGTCATCAGCACGGACATGCACGGCCGCGGCACCTTTGCAAACCCGGCAGCATTGTCGATGACAGGCTATGCCCTGCCGGATATCATCGGGCAGGACATTCACGAGCGCCTCCATCACGCTCGCGAGGACGGAAAGGCCTACCCCGCACTGGAATGTCCTGCTTGCCGCGCTGTGGAGGACGGCAAAGCACCAGCACTGGCGGCTGCAACGTTCTGGCGTCAGGATGGCTCAAGCTTCCCGGTCGAGTACGTCGTTATCCCGATCCGGGGAGAGGACGGCGTCGTGGAGGGCTCGATCATTTCGTTCCGTGACGTCACCGAACGGCGTGCAGCCCACCGAACTCTGCTTCTGCGCGAAGCACTCCTCCAGGCGGTAACAGCGAATCTCCCGGTGGTTCTGTTCGCCCTGGACCGCTCCGGTGAATTCACACTGGTCGAAGGTCAGCAGCTGACCGATCTGGGCTTCGGCTCAGAGAAACTGGTGGGACAGAACCTGCACGCACGGCCGAATAATCTGGAGATGACTGATCACTTTGAGGCCGCACTCCGTGGTGAGGAACCCCAGTTCACGGTCGATGTCGACGGAAAAACCCTGGATGTCTGGCTTACGCCTCTGGCCAACAAGGACAACGGTGTCAGTTACGTGATCGGCGCGGCTGTAGACGTCACAGAGCGCTTGCGAACAGAACTCGAACTGCGCGAAGCGAATCGCAACCTGCTGGAATCGAACACAGAATTTGAACAGATCGCCCACGTCATTTCGCACGACCTGCAGGCGCCACTTCAGGCCGTGATCAGTTCGACGGAGCAGCTCAAAGGCCAGTTGGATGGGCAGTTGGATGCACAGTCAAAAACCTACGTGGGGCACATCGCGGACGGCGCACATCGGATGAAGCGCATGATCGACGACCTCCTCATGTACGCGCGCGTGGACCGTGGGGAACGTGAGCTACAGGACGTCCCGCTGGAAAACGTTTTGCAGGGCGTTCAGCACACCCTTGTGGACACGCTGACAGCCTCGGAGGCAGTCCTCACGCACGACCCGCTGCCAGCCGTACGCGGTGACCTGACAGAACTGACAGCGTTGCTCCAGCACCTGATCGAGAATGCCGTCAAATACCGCGCTCCAGACCGCACACCCACTATCCACGTGGGCGCAACGCTTGAGGGTACAGGGTGGCATTTTACAGTTTCGGACAATGGTCTGGGTATTGATACTCAGGACTTCGCGCGTATTTTCAAGGTGTTTCAGCGGCTGCATCATCAAGACACCGTTGAAGGAACTGGCGTTGGTCTTGCGATGTGCAGGAAGATCGTTGAGAGGGCTGGAGGCCGCATGTGGGTGGAGTCCGTCAGGGGCTCCGGCAGCAGCTTTCACTTCACCCTCCCTAAGGGCTCTACTGATCTGGGGCCAGAGGATAAAGTGAGGGCTCTCATTGAGCAGGCGGTCAAGGGTCTTTACAAGGATAAGTGA
- the pdxH gene encoding pyridoxamine 5'-phosphate oxidase, whose amino-acid sequence MTDLSTLRLSYTHGELRRADLNADPAQQFQSWLDAALRSGLREPYAMSLATADREGRPSVRTVLLRGIQDGGLTFFTNYESHKGHDLTDNPQAEVLFFWAEHERQVRAYGPVERLSSEDSAAYFHSRPRESQLAAHASDPQSAPVSNRAELETRLTALHERFAADQEVPCPEFWGGYRIQVQEWEFWQGRPNRMHDRFRYRRNDAGWHIDRLMP is encoded by the coding sequence ATGACCGACCTGAGCACCCTGCGCCTTTCCTATACTCACGGCGAACTGCGCCGAGCTGACCTGAACGCTGATCCTGCCCAGCAGTTCCAGAGTTGGCTTGACGCTGCCCTGCGCAGTGGTCTGCGGGAGCCGTATGCGATGAGTCTCGCGACCGCTGACCGGGAAGGGCGTCCAAGTGTCCGTACAGTGCTGTTGCGTGGCATACAGGATGGAGGACTGACCTTCTTCACCAACTACGAGTCACATAAGGGCCATGACCTGACAGACAATCCGCAGGCTGAAGTCCTGTTTTTCTGGGCAGAGCATGAACGGCAGGTCCGGGCCTACGGTCCGGTAGAGCGGTTGTCCTCCGAAGACAGTGCTGCCTACTTCCACTCACGTCCCCGTGAGAGTCAGCTGGCCGCCCATGCCAGCGATCCCCAGAGCGCGCCGGTAAGCAACAGGGCGGAGCTTGAAACGCGGTTGACCGCGCTGCACGAGCGTTTCGCGGCAGACCAGGAGGTCCCGTGCCCAGAGTTCTGGGGTGGATACCGCATCCAAGTGCAGGAGTGGGAGTTCTGGCAGGGCCGACCTAACCGCATGCATGACCGGTTCCGGTACAGAAGGAACGATGCCGGGTGGCACATTGACCGGCTGATGCCTTAG
- a CDS encoding 2-phosphoglycerate kinase: protein MPQAEFRIGSGRQSWPFSRGLVVETAVNAGASAPLAAAIGRRVEQQLRLARRRLITAAELQALTAEIAEDVTGPEVAAQVARQTPAFVDILVRSKKGNLPFSRGVLARTLEDVGLTPREAYATASGVDVEMRQQGVQTLTAEDIDERTERFLAERYGEHFRLTYQYLRQNQGRLGVMADELGLPTPFSKGVLVQSMLAAGVAPDVARKVARITQRDLRGSEDRVVRRSRIREKVEALLREEVGPDISARYRLLRVIRRPPRPLVVLLGGVSGTGKSVLAAEIAYRLGITRVVSTDSIREVMRAMVSPALVPTLHASTFNAWEALVPPGQSIPEHPTEAELLAGFREQVQQVSVGLGAVVRRSIEEGTSVVLEGVHLVPGYLRADAFAGALVVPLLVTLPDATEHRRHFESRDQETAASRPMHRYMRYFDEIRTMQNELEAVARRLDVPMLNGLTLDESTDQAVDVVLRRVMVALTPEERRALLGDELSMEAGEALVNRENT, encoded by the coding sequence ATGCCACAAGCTGAATTCCGGATCGGGTCCGGGCGCCAGTCGTGGCCCTTCAGCCGCGGCCTGGTTGTGGAAACAGCGGTCAATGCCGGGGCAAGTGCGCCTCTGGCCGCCGCGATTGGACGGCGGGTCGAGCAGCAGTTGCGCCTTGCACGACGGCGCCTGATCACGGCAGCGGAGCTTCAGGCCCTGACTGCTGAAATCGCCGAGGACGTGACCGGGCCGGAAGTGGCGGCGCAGGTGGCCCGGCAGACGCCTGCGTTCGTGGATATCCTGGTGCGTTCGAAAAAAGGCAATCTACCGTTCAGCCGCGGGGTGCTGGCGCGGACGCTGGAGGACGTGGGGCTGACACCGCGTGAAGCCTACGCCACCGCCAGTGGAGTGGACGTCGAGATGCGCCAGCAGGGAGTCCAGACCCTGACCGCAGAAGACATTGACGAGCGCACCGAGCGCTTTCTGGCCGAGCGCTACGGAGAGCACTTCCGGTTGACCTATCAGTACCTGCGGCAGAACCAGGGGCGTCTGGGCGTCATGGCTGATGAGCTGGGCCTGCCCACACCCTTCAGCAAGGGCGTGCTGGTGCAGTCCATGCTGGCTGCGGGGGTGGCGCCGGACGTGGCCCGCAAGGTCGCGCGCATCACCCAACGTGACCTGCGCGGCAGTGAGGACCGCGTGGTGCGCCGCTCGCGCATCCGCGAAAAGGTCGAAGCCCTGCTGCGCGAGGAGGTCGGGCCCGATATCAGTGCGCGCTACCGCCTGCTGCGTGTCATCCGCCGCCCGCCCCGCCCGCTAGTGGTCCTGCTGGGCGGAGTCAGTGGCACTGGCAAAAGCGTTCTGGCCGCCGAGATTGCCTACCGGCTCGGCATTACCCGGGTGGTCAGCACCGACTCTATCCGGGAGGTCATGCGCGCCATGGTCTCCCCCGCCCTGGTGCCTACACTGCACGCCAGCACGTTCAATGCCTGGGAAGCGCTGGTCCCCCCGGGGCAATCCATCCCGGAGCACCCGACCGAGGCGGAACTGCTGGCCGGCTTCCGCGAGCAGGTACAGCAGGTCAGTGTGGGCCTGGGGGCCGTGGTGCGCCGCAGCATCGAGGAAGGCACCAGTGTGGTGCTTGAGGGCGTGCATCTGGTTCCGGGCTACCTGCGGGCAGATGCTTTTGCTGGCGCACTGGTGGTGCCGCTCCTGGTGACCCTGCCCGACGCGACCGAGCACCGGCGTCACTTCGAGAGCCGTGATCAGGAAACAGCGGCCAGCCGCCCGATGCACCGCTACATGCGTTATTTCGACGAGATCCGCACGATGCAGAACGAACTGGAAGCCGTGGCCCGGCGCCTGGACGTCCCGATGCTCAATGGGCTGACGCTGGATGAAAGCACCGATCAGGCGGTGGACGTGGTCCTGCGGCGCGTCATGGTGGCCCTGACCCCGGAGGAACGCCGGGCCCTGTTGGGCGACGAACTCTCGATGGAAGCGGGCGAAGCCCTGGTGAACCGCGAGAACACCTGA
- a CDS encoding TetR/AcrR family transcriptional regulator, whose protein sequence is MDLSSLRERQKERRRARIYSVAIELFKRGGFQTTTATDIARASNVSRGTFFNYYPYKEAVLLDYGSEVMDRLRDHAEQRLLDGVPPLSVLYEVWDLLAEENSRERDLFPPLAYEVMNPNPERARTAYQALPLSKVIELILRPLHQSGQMRPDLSLQRISNLIADTYLMVALRWSAYGTERTLQEEMRLALNLLLEGALKRDSSRS, encoded by the coding sequence ATGGACTTATCTTCATTGCGGGAGCGTCAGAAAGAGCGCCGTCGCGCCCGTATTTACAGTGTTGCTATTGAACTGTTCAAACGGGGCGGCTTTCAGACCACCACCGCGACGGACATTGCGCGGGCCAGCAACGTGTCACGGGGCACGTTTTTTAATTACTACCCTTATAAAGAGGCTGTGCTGCTGGATTACGGCAGTGAGGTCATGGATCGCCTGCGTGACCATGCCGAGCAGCGCCTGCTCGACGGTGTTCCGCCCCTGAGCGTGCTGTACGAGGTGTGGGACCTGCTTGCCGAGGAAAACTCGCGCGAGCGTGACCTGTTCCCGCCGCTGGCCTACGAGGTCATGAATCCCAACCCCGAGCGGGCCCGCACGGCGTATCAGGCGCTGCCGCTGAGCAAGGTTATTGAGTTGATTCTGCGCCCGCTGCACCAGAGCGGGCAGATGCGCCCCGACCTCAGCCTGCAGCGCATCAGCAACCTGATCGCGGACACCTACCTGATGGTCGCGCTGCGCTGGAGCGCTTACGGAACAGAACGCACCCTGCAGGAGGAAATGCGGCTGGCGCTGAATCTGCTGCTCGAAGGGGCGTTGAAGCGCGACTCGTCCCGGTCCTGA
- the ppgK gene encoding polyphosphate--glucose phosphotransferase, translated as MSVILGIDIGGSGIKGAPVNVSTGQLAGERHRIPTPEGARPDDVVRVVAQLVEHFGLDGPVGVTFPGIVQHGHTLSAANVDKGWIGLDADALFTQATGRDVRLLNDADAAGLAEAKFGAGRGVDGTVLVLTFGTGIGSALVHNGVLVPNTELGHLWLREHHAETWASDRARERDDLNWKQWSKRVSGYLQHLELLFSPDLFIIGGGVSKKAEKWQDHIRLERSRLIPAALQNEAGIVGAALLAAQPAPPAPLVSPALRPARVAGRTEAVPVPVKPSKDKARRKSS; from the coding sequence ATGAGCGTGATTCTGGGCATCGATATCGGCGGCAGCGGGATTAAGGGTGCACCCGTCAACGTCAGCACCGGGCAGCTGGCCGGCGAGCGCCACCGCATTCCTACCCCGGAGGGTGCTCGTCCTGACGATGTCGTGCGTGTGGTTGCACAGCTCGTAGAGCATTTTGGCCTTGACGGGCCTGTTGGGGTGACCTTCCCGGGGATCGTGCAGCACGGCCACACCCTGAGTGCCGCCAACGTGGACAAGGGCTGGATCGGCCTGGACGCCGACGCCCTGTTCACCCAGGCCACGGGCCGGGATGTCCGGCTGCTCAACGACGCCGACGCTGCCGGGCTGGCTGAGGCGAAATTCGGCGCTGGCCGCGGCGTGGACGGCACCGTACTGGTGCTGACCTTCGGCACAGGTATTGGCAGCGCTCTCGTTCATAACGGCGTTCTGGTTCCCAATACCGAACTGGGCCATCTGTGGCTGCGCGAGCATCATGCTGAAACCTGGGCATCTGACCGTGCACGTGAGCGTGACGACCTGAACTGGAAACAATGGAGCAAGCGGGTCAGCGGTTACCTGCAGCACCTGGAACTGCTGTTCAGCCCGGACCTGTTCATCATCGGCGGCGGGGTGAGCAAGAAAGCCGAGAAGTGGCAGGACCATATCCGGCTGGAGCGCAGCCGCCTTATCCCAGCTGCCCTCCAGAATGAAGCGGGAATTGTAGGGGCCGCGCTGCTGGCCGCTCAGCCCGCGCCGCCTGCCCCGCTCGTGTCACCGGCTCTGAG